The stretch of DNA CGTCAGTTCCCAGGACAGGTCATCCTCTCAATAGGTGGAGCAACTGGCGAGTATCCTTCAGATTGTCGgtctgttgaagaagaggccTCTCGGCTGATTGACTTGGTAGCCAGGGCAGGATTCAAAGGGATCGATCTGGATATTGAAGGCAGTGTTTTAGAGAGGCACAGTaaggttgcaaaaattgccaGAATAATAAATCTCGTCCAAAGCCATTTCGGCACACAGTTCCACGTTTCGCTCACGCTTCCTATCGAGTTCGAGGGTGGACTGAACAATGACGCTCTCTCGGCTTTGGATGCGATGATCAGCAATAAGGTCCATATCAAGATTGTCAATGCTATGATCATGGATTATTATACTAAGCTACCTTCCGGATCTAACTGGGGAGCGGAAAACATTCGCATTCTGAACGACATGAACCGCCAATTGCGATCAAGGTTGCATCTGACTGAGGATCAAGCTTGGAGAATGATTGGAGTATGCCCAATGATAGGTTACAACGACGACAATACGGTTTTCTCGCTCAATGACTTTGATAGAGTTTTGACTTTTGCCAAGTCCAAAAATATCGCTCTGATCACATATTGGGCGATAAATAGGGACCAAGTGGCTCCGAGACGCGAGacgttgaaattgaagaagaacgtATATGCGTTTTCAAACGCACAGAGTCGCGACTTCGAGTACTGTCGCAAGGTACAAGAGTACTTTAATTAAATATATACAGAGATTATTTACACTATTCTTCTAGCTTCTGTAAGTCTACAACCTTATCCACGGTCCGGAAGTAATCCACAATGTTCTCATTTGATTCTTTGTCGTCCAAAAGAACAAGGTTCTTGACAATAGCCACATCCTGCTCAAATTTAACAGCCTCGGGCATCGAGTTCGGATAGTTCAATATAACAAAATTCTTAATTTGGGGATCTTTAGCTTTGAGTCGTTGCATCTCAGTTCTCACAAGTTTGGTGAATACACCAGTAGCCAATTTATAAGTAAAGGTATAGAAACATGTGTTTCTTTGAGGATCGTAGGTATCCAGAGTCTTTCCTAACAGTGCGCCGTATTGCGAGTTTGGATCATCTATTTGCTGCTTGATGAGTTCGTTCAAGTCCACCGTGGCAGTGTTAGGGCCAAGGATCTCTACAAGCTGTTTCACTTTCTGTTCTCTGTGCGCTCCGTAGGGAACTAAATAGAAGTTGTTGGAATCGTCAAAGgccagctgtttgcgcTTGATTTGAttcatctgctgctccCACTCCTCTTCGGTAAAAGTAGTTTTCCGCTTTGCCAGCGATTTGGACGCATCCTGGTCATTGACTTTGTTGGCAACGTACACAAAAACGAGCGTACCAAACACACCGACCAGCAGAAAAT from Ogataea parapolymorpha DL-1 chromosome VI, whole genome shotgun sequence encodes:
- a CDS encoding putative glycosyl hydrolase → MTIFAPYIYAWSKDENKAFRVSNLKDASRIGLNSVTLAFLTNDRYEEIEQWIEDVRQFPGQVILSIGGATGEYPSDCRSVEEEASRLIDLVARAGFKGIDLDIEGSVLERHSKVAKIARIINLVQSHFGTQFHVSLTLPIEFEGGLNNDALSALDAMISNKVHIKIVNAMIMDYYTKLPSGSNWGAENIRILNDMNRQLRSRLHLTEDQAWRMIGVCPMIGYNDDNTVFSLNDFDRVLTFAKSKNIALITYWAINRDQVAPRRETLKLKKNVYAFSNAQSRDFEYCRKVQEYFN